One window of the bacterium genome contains the following:
- a CDS encoding helix-turn-helix domain-containing protein produces MAVLEFTAQELGSDEVPLRQPKLFTLVIKNCPVDLAGAQDAFETAFISISLRRFAGNVTRTARALGVSRRCLTRKINQLGIDMNAMRSIDMTLLESGSPITVILPVGNTLGSDRDE; encoded by the coding sequence ATGGCGGTCCTGGAGTTTACGGCTCAGGAGCTTGGCAGCGACGAGGTTCCGTTGCGCCAACCGAAGTTATTCACACTAGTCATCAAGAACTGCCCGGTAGACCTGGCCGGTGCCCAAGACGCGTTCGAGACAGCGTTTATCAGCATCTCACTGCGGCGGTTTGCGGGCAATGTGACACGAACGGCACGCGCTCTCGGTGTGTCCCGCCGCTGCTTGACTCGAAAGATCAACCAGTTGGGCATTGACATGAACGCGATGCGCAGCATCGATATGACCTTGCTGGAATCCGGTTCACCGATCACTGTGATACTGCCCGTGGGAAACACGCTGGGCAGTGACCGGGATGAGTGA
- a CDS encoding chemotaxis protein CheW → MTFELAGEEYGLEILKVREIIGSMSTTAVPGMPPYVKGVINLRGKVIPVIDLRLKFGMEGTEQTAETCIIVVDVQGNLMGVVVDKVSEVLDIRGEDIEDAPNVGVAVQNDFILGMAKAKGRVKILLEINKVLSEAMANSPLADA, encoded by the coding sequence TTGACATTTGAGTTGGCGGGCGAAGAGTATGGGTTGGAGATTTTGAAGGTTCGGGAAATCATCGGGAGCATGAGCACGACGGCGGTTCCGGGGATGCCTCCCTATGTCAAAGGGGTGATCAATTTGCGGGGGAAGGTGATCCCGGTGATCGACCTGCGGTTGAAGTTCGGGATGGAGGGCACGGAGCAGACGGCGGAAACGTGCATCATCGTGGTGGACGTGCAGGGCAATCTGATGGGGGTAGTGGTGGACAAGGTCTCGGAGGTGCTGGACATCCGGGGGGAGGACATCGAGGATGCTCCCAACGTGGGGGTCGCAGTGCAGAATGACTTTATCCTCGGCATGGCCAAAGCCAAGGGTCGTGTCAAAATATTGCTGGAGATCAACAAAGTTCTCTCGGAGGCCATGGCCAACTCCCCGCTGGCGGACGCTTGA
- a CDS encoding 4Fe-4S ferredoxin: MSDNNVPRVEVVPNLCKACQRCVEACAPACLVTNTDRAFNELGYQWIVYTGHGCTGCGVCFYVCPEPGAIAVYKREREKKAVE; the protein is encoded by the coding sequence ATGTCGGACAACAATGTGCCCCGTGTCGAAGTCGTGCCCAACCTTTGCAAAGCCTGTCAGCGCTGCGTTGAAGCCTGTGCACCGGCTTGTTTGGTAACTAACACAGACCGGGCGTTCAACGAACTGGGTTATCAGTGGATCGTGTATACAGGCCACGGCTGCACCGGTTGCGGTGTGTGCTTCTATGTGTGTCCTGAACCCGGTGCGATTGCGGTGTACAAGAGAGAGCGGGAGAAAAAAGCGGTCGAATGA
- a CDS encoding methyl-accepting chemotaxis protein, with translation MIANLSLKSKLIGSFCIVALLVSIVGWVGFSAANTGQVNVDLIGNEKFPSYRGLALIRHGQTLARMDYFRMLNPALTFERRQAYASDMEEALKFIDDGIKNYESIPMDEKSAAEWKDLMTAMKDWRRNLDELHPVALRYQQSRDSKEQAALLDQMNDIVARPEWAAAAKTSADKLQELIDGCVQDVQGEIKNAESSAASSKVMASVIGVLAVILALGFGIVLSLSISRSLNRITGAAGEGASNIASAATQVSSSAQGVAQGSQEQAASIEETSSSLEELASMTKQNADNTKTVANLMSEAKTLIDKAAAGTQTMDAAMKDIKSASDQTSKIIKTIDEIAFQTNLLALNAAVEAARAGEAGKGFAVVAEEVRNLAMRAAEAAKNTGSLIEENVNRVNGGVQIVDGLKTALGDVTTSSGKVANLVTEIAAASAEQSKGIEQINVAVTQMNAVTQQNSGNAEESASAAEEMAGQAESLTDLVSELTVLVNGGEKSGRPHYERPAGPAALKRPAKRGTVDRPKRTGATNPERKIPLDERDEISAF, from the coding sequence ATGATCGCTAATTTGTCTTTGAAATCCAAGCTTATCGGATCCTTCTGCATTGTGGCGCTGCTGGTGAGCATTGTCGGGTGGGTGGGCTTCTCGGCCGCGAATACGGGGCAAGTAAATGTGGATCTGATCGGCAATGAGAAATTTCCCAGCTATCGTGGGCTGGCACTGATTCGTCATGGCCAGACCCTGGCACGCATGGATTATTTTCGCATGTTGAATCCTGCTCTGACCTTTGAGCGGCGCCAAGCCTACGCCAGCGATATGGAAGAAGCCCTGAAATTCATAGACGATGGAATCAAGAACTATGAATCGATTCCGATGGACGAGAAGAGCGCGGCGGAATGGAAAGATCTCATGACCGCGATGAAGGACTGGCGGCGCAATCTGGATGAGTTGCATCCCGTGGCGCTGCGTTACCAGCAATCGCGTGACTCGAAGGAGCAAGCGGCTCTGCTCGACCAGATGAATGACATTGTGGCCCGGCCCGAGTGGGCTGCGGCTGCCAAGACGTCGGCTGATAAATTGCAGGAATTGATTGACGGCTGCGTACAGGACGTCCAAGGCGAAATCAAGAACGCCGAGTCGAGCGCAGCCAGTTCCAAGGTCATGGCGAGTGTCATTGGAGTGCTGGCCGTGATCCTTGCCTTGGGCTTCGGAATTGTCCTCAGTTTGAGTATTTCGCGCAGCTTGAACCGCATCACCGGCGCGGCGGGCGAAGGGGCGAGCAATATCGCCAGCGCGGCCACGCAGGTGTCGTCGTCGGCGCAGGGCGTCGCCCAAGGATCTCAGGAGCAGGCGGCGTCGATTGAGGAAACCAGTTCGTCACTGGAGGAGCTGGCCTCGATGACCAAGCAGAATGCGGACAATACCAAGACGGTTGCGAACCTGATGAGTGAAGCCAAGACGCTGATCGACAAGGCGGCGGCGGGAACGCAGACGATGGACGCGGCGATGAAGGATATCAAGAGCGCGTCCGATCAGACGTCCAAGATCATCAAGACGATCGACGAGATCGCCTTCCAAACGAATCTCTTGGCCTTGAACGCGGCAGTGGAAGCGGCCCGTGCCGGAGAAGCAGGCAAGGGTTTCGCGGTGGTGGCCGAAGAAGTGCGCAACCTGGCGATGCGGGCGGCTGAAGCGGCCAAGAACACCGGTAGCCTGATCGAAGAAAACGTGAACCGGGTCAACGGCGGGGTGCAGATCGTGGACGGGCTGAAGACAGCCTTGGGCGATGTGACGACCTCTTCGGGCAAGGTCGCCAATCTTGTCACTGAAATCGCAGCGGCATCGGCGGAGCAGTCGAAGGGGATTGAACAGATCAACGTGGCAGTGACGCAGATGAATGCGGTGACGCAACAGAACAGCGGCAACGCCGAGGAAAGCGCCAGTGCCGCCGAGGAGATGGCGGGCCAGGCCGAAAGCCTGACCGATCTGGTGAGCGAGCTGACAGTGCTGGTCAATGGTGGGGAGAAGAGCGGTCGGCCTCACTATGAGCGTCCGGCGGGACCGGCAGCCCTGAAGCGCCCCGCAAAACGCGGCACGGTTGATCGCCCCAAGCGCACAGGAGCGACAAATCCGGAACGGAAGATTCCCCTGGATGAGCGCGACGAGATTTCGGCCTTTTAA